In one window of Nitrososphaerales archaeon DNA:
- a CDS encoding winged helix-turn-helix transcriptional regulator, protein MDRTDLNIMRMLLVNGRASYHSIGDELNLSSNAVKSRVMKMIDDGVIGRFVARVKLEAFGYDLIYVMISHGNEQEDTIMDRMKLVGNTFMVINCVGGVTVLGIAVKGELEQKMELVEKLVEPAMAINMFSVKAMPVRKVIQTDLMIIKHLVKYPRASINDIAKALKISTRTVKRRIDYLTKMEIIDFSVLYNPAAMRGFIQFSLLLDIDEKKYKEVVSRIYRELGDHFLLPPPPLYQKSMIVAILYCDNVFAMDEMFKAVRKMEGVKNVELSIPTTIDFKLDWFIMSIDKALKGREPVIMVK, encoded by the coding sequence GTGGACAGAACTGATCTAAACATTATGCGTATGCTACTTGTGAATGGCAGAGCTTCGTATCATAGCATAGGCGATGAACTGAATTTGAGCAGCAATGCTGTAAAGAGCAGAGTCATGAAGATGATAGATGATGGTGTGATAGGCAGATTTGTTGCGAGGGTAAAGCTTGAGGCATTTGGTTACGATCTTATCTATGTGATGATCAGCCACGGAAATGAACAGGAAGATACAATTATGGATAGAATGAAGCTAGTTGGCAATACATTTATGGTCATAAACTGTGTTGGAGGTGTAACGGTTCTTGGCATCGCTGTGAAAGGCGAACTTGAGCAGAAGATGGAGCTTGTTGAAAAATTAGTGGAACCAGCTATGGCAATAAACATGTTCTCTGTAAAGGCTATGCCTGTAAGGAAGGTAATTCAGACAGACCTCATGATAATAAAACACCTTGTGAAATACCCAAGAGCTTCGATTAATGACATTGCAAAGGCATTGAAGATATCTACACGCACTGTGAAGCGGAGGATTGATTATCTTACAAAGATGGAGATAATTGATTTTTCTGTTCTGTACAACCCTGCTGCCATGCGTGGGTTCATACAGTTTTCACTTTTGCTCGATATAGATGAAAAGAAGTACAAGGAGGTTGTTAGCAGGATATACAGGGAACTTGGGGATCACTTTCTGCTCCCACCGCCACCGCTTTACCAGAAAAGCATGATTGTTGCAATTCTATATTGCGACAACGTCTTTGCCATGGATGAGATGTTCAAGGCGGTAAGGAAGATGGAAGGTGTAAAGAACGTAGAGTTGTCCATACCAACAACGATAGATTTCAAGTTGGATTGGTTCATCATGTCAATTGACAAGGCATTAAAAGGCAGGGAACCAGTTATAATGGTAAAATGA
- a CDS encoding ABC transporter ATP-binding protein encodes MALVGQAIHDRSAEDIVLQTENLTKVFNSSAVKVVALRNVSITIRRGEFVTIVGPSGSGKSTLLNLLGALDRPTRGKVFIDGIDIFELNDSDVARIRNRKIGFVFQSYNLISRTTVLRNVEIPAIIAGMPKERRISRARKILRLLEIEDKANFKPTVLSGGQQQRVAIARSLMNNPSIILADEPTGNLDTKTGQDVFNLLKELSHKYNRSIIMVTHNSELADLTDRSIYIRDGMVEKEVVNR; translated from the coding sequence GTGGCACTTGTAGGTCAAGCTATTCATGATAGATCTGCAGAGGATATAGTGCTGCAGACAGAGAACCTAACGAAAGTTTTCAACTCCAGCGCTGTCAAGGTAGTTGCTCTAAGGAATGTTAGCATAACAATAAGGAGAGGGGAGTTTGTTACCATCGTTGGCCCGTCTGGCAGTGGAAAATCCACACTGCTTAATTTACTGGGTGCACTTGATAGACCCACCAGAGGCAAGGTCTTCATAGACGGCATTGATATTTTTGAACTAAATGACAGTGACGTTGCAAGGATTAGAAATAGGAAGATTGGCTTTGTTTTTCAATCATATAATTTGATCAGCAGAACTACTGTGCTTAGAAATGTAGAGATACCTGCAATAATAGCTGGGATGCCTAAGGAGAGGAGAATCAGCAGGGCTAGGAAGATACTAAGACTATTGGAAATAGAGGATAAGGCTAATTTCAAACCCACTGTGCTGAGCGGTGGCCAGCAGCAGAGGGTTGCAATTGCACGCTCCTTAATGAACAATCCATCAATAATACTTGCAGATGAACCCACTGGCAATCTTGATACCAAAACGGGTCAGGATGTTTTCAATCTATTGAAGGAGCTTTCGCACAAATACAACAGAAGCATCATCATGGTAACACACAATTCTGAACTTGCAGATTTGACTGACCGTTCGATCTACATCAGGGATGGAATGGTTGAAAAGGAGGTAGTGAACAGATGA
- a CDS encoding TlpA family protein disulfide reductase, producing MVARIGEKAPNLRVSKWVQGLPTNIEKEKDNVILVEVFQVNCPGCFLYGIPEAIEIYRKYRQDGVRVLGVATAFEDYDKNTLENLELLLTTGQVIGETYKVLSQYGALKDNKLSYKIPFPVAMDSLKREDGNWTDSRVIDFIEGNFPEFRSYSDLQKADMIMRVREYLKNKLYTAETFEEYALRGTPSSILIDKRGVLRHVSFGRNGYLDSMVRELLNE from the coding sequence ATGGTTGCAAGAATTGGCGAGAAGGCTCCAAACCTGAGGGTTTCCAAGTGGGTTCAGGGCCTTCCAACAAACATAGAGAAGGAGAAGGACAATGTAATACTGGTAGAGGTCTTTCAGGTCAACTGTCCAGGCTGCTTTTTGTATGGGATACCCGAAGCGATAGAGATCTATAGGAAGTATAGGCAGGACGGTGTTAGGGTACTCGGAGTTGCAACAGCGTTTGAGGATTACGATAAAAATACGCTGGAAAACTTGGAGCTCTTGCTTACAACTGGTCAAGTTATAGGGGAAACATATAAGGTGCTCTCCCAATACGGCGCGCTCAAGGACAACAAACTTTCCTACAAGATTCCCTTTCCTGTAGCAATGGATTCTCTGAAGAGAGAGGATGGTAACTGGACAGATAGCAGGGTCATTGATTTTATTGAAGGAAACTTTCCTGAATTCAGATCCTACAGTGATTTGCAAAAGGCTGATATGATTATGCGGGTAAGGGAGTACCTGAAAAATAAGCTGTATACAGCTGAGACTTTTGAGGAGTATGCATTACGCGGAACCCCTTCTTCCATACTGATAGACAAGAGGGGTGTATTACGTCATGTCTCATTTGGTCGAAATGGATATCTTGACAGCATGGTAAGGGAATTGTTGAATGAGTAG